One part of the Vicia villosa cultivar HV-30 ecotype Madison, WI linkage group LG6, Vvil1.0, whole genome shotgun sequence genome encodes these proteins:
- the LOC131612066 gene encoding early nodulin-like protein 18, with product MPKRSPPPMTPYLTALLLLTTISAASAATEYKNHTVGGTSGWFFNSTTNTSATNYSSWASTQTFNLGDYLIFNTNSNQSVVLTYNNTVYLNCTADDSDNGTFIYNSGTFNQTLTIPVPLTIVGPNYFFSDTSDGVQCQHGLAFEIQVQRGLGLPPSLNQPPPPPYKEPPGPDSAESPTVAVADVPKNGAFVKRVDVRVVVYGLGVVMVLLQFW from the exons ATGCCCAAAAGATCACCACCACCAATGACACCATATCTCACGGCACTCCTCCTACTCACCACCATCTCCGCCGCATCCGCCGCAACCGAATATAAAAACCACACCGTAGGCGGCACCTCCGGCTGGTTCTTCAACTCAACCACCAACACTTCCGCCACAAACTACTCCTCTTGGGCTTCCACTCAAACCTTCAACCTCGGCGATTATCTCA TTTTCAACACGAACTCAAATCAGAGTGTGGTTCTCACCTACAACAACACCGTTTACTTGAACTGCACCGCCGATGATTCCGATAACGGAACATTCATATACAACAGCGGAACTTTCAACCAGACGTTGACTATTCCCGTTCCGTTGACTATTGTGGGACCCAACTACTTCTTCTCCGACACTAGCGACGGTGTTCAGTGTCAGCACGGATTGGCGTTTGAGATCCAGGTTCAGCGTGGTTTGGGCTTACCGCCGAGTCTAAATCAGCCTCCTCCGCCGCCGTATAAGGAGCCGCCTGGTCCTGATAGTGCTGAATCTCCGACAGTTGCGGTGGCGGATGTGCCAAAAAATGGCGCGTTTGTGAAACGTGTTGACGTGCGCGTGGTGGTTTATGGGTTGGGTGTAGTGATGGTGTTGCTGCAATTTTGGTGA
- the LOC131612067 gene encoding calcium-dependent lipid-binding protein-like — MGLFFGIFLGIIFGVALMAGLERMMRYRSAKRIAKAVDIKLLGSLNREDLKKICSENLPEWISFPVYEQVKWLNKLLSKLWPFVADAATMVIRESVEPLLEEYRPPGITSLKFSKLSLGNVAPKIEGIRVQNLKKGQIIMDIDFRWGGDPNIVLAVEAALVASIPIQLKDLQMFSIIRVIFQLAEEIPCISAVVVALLAEPKPRIDYTLKAVGGSLTALPGISDMIDDTVNSIVTDMLQWPHRIVVPLGGIPVDTSELELKPQGMLRVKVIKANDLKNKEMIGKSDPYTVVYIRPLFKVKTKVIDNNLNPIWNEEFDLIAEDKETQSLTLEVFDKDIGQDKRLGIAKLPLIDLEVETEKEVELRLLSSLDTLKVKDKKDRGTLRIKYFYHEFNKEEQLAALEAEKMTLEQRKKLKEEGVIGSTMDALDGVASVAGSGVGLVGSGVATVAGTGVGLVGSGVTAGAGLVGSGVTAGAGIVGSGFGAVGSGLGAVGSGLSRAGKFMGRTITGQTVSRRSGSSIPTEESGGVTK, encoded by the exons ATGGGGTTGTTTTTTGGGATATTTTTGGGGATAATATTCGGTGTGGCATTGATGGCTGGATTGGAACGAATGATGAGGTACAGAAGCGCTAAGAGGATTGCAAAG GCAGTGGACATTAAACTCCTTGGATCCCTTAATAGAGAGGACTTAAAGAAAATTTGTAGTGAAAATTTACCTGAATGGATATCTTTCCCTGTATATGAGCAG GTGAAATGGCTAAACAAGCTGCTGTCCAAATTGTGGCCATTTGTAGCAGAT GCAGCAACTATGGTGATAAGAGAATCTGTTGAACCGCTATTAGAAGAGTATAGACCTCCTGGAATTACTTCATTGAAGTTCAGTAAGCTGTCCCTTGGAAATGTCGCTCCAAAAATTGAAG GTATTCGTGTTCAGAATCTTAAAAAAGGTCAAATCATAATGGACATAGATTTCCGTTGGGGTGGTGATCCCAATATTGTTTTGGCTGTTGAAGCTGCACTTGTCGCATCAATTCCTATTCAG TTGAAGGATCTCCAGATGTTCAGCATTATCCGTGTTATATTCCAACTCGCTGAAGAGATCCCCTGCATTTCCGCTGTTGTTGTTGCCCTACTTGCTGAG CCGAAGCCTCGGATTGATTACACTCTGAAGGCAGTTGGTGGAAGTTTGACGGCACTTCCTGGAATTTCAGATATGATTGAT GATACTGTGAACTCAATTGTTACTGATATGCTCCAATGGCCTCATAGGATTGTTGTTCCACTTGGTGGTATTCCTGTGGATACTAG TGAACTGGAGCTTAAACCCCAGGGAATGCTTAGAGTGAAAGTAATAAaagcaaatgatctaaaaaaCAAGGAAATGATTGGAAAGTCTGATCCTTACACAGTTGTGTATATTCGACCACTGTTTAAAGTTAAAACGAAGGTTATTGATAACAACTTGAATCCGATTTGGAATGAGGAATTTGACTTAATTGCAGAAGACAAGGAGACCCAGTCACTCACTCTCGAG GTTTTTGATAAAGACATTGGACAAGATAAACGATTGGGAATAGCAAAATTGCCACTTATCGACCTGGAAGTAGAAACTGAAAAGGAGGTTGAATTGAGGCTTTTGTCATCTCTTGATACGCTGAAAGTGAAAGATAAGAAGGATCGAGGTACCTTGAGAATAAAG TATTTCTATCACGAGTTTAACAAGGAAGAACAGCTGGCTGCACTAGAAGCAGAGAAAATGACACTAGAACAAAGGAAGAAACTGAAAGAGGAAGGAGTCATAGGAAGTACAATGGACGCGCTAGACGGAGTAGCATCAGTAGCCGGGTCTGGTGTTGGACTTGTTGGTTCTGGAGTAGCAACAGTAGCCGGAACTGGTGTTGGACTTGTTGGTTCTGGTGTTACTGCGGGTGCTGGACTCGTTGGTTCTGGTGTTACTGCCGGTGCTGGAATTGTTGGCAGCGGGTTTGGTGCTGTCGGTAGTGGACTTGGTGCTGTTGGCAGTGGACTGAGCAGGGCAGGAAAGTTCATGGGCAGGACAATCACAGGGCAAACTGTATCCAGAAGGAGTGGTTCATCTATTCCTACAGAGGAGAGTGGTGGTGTAACGAAATAA